In Capsicum annuum cultivar UCD-10X-F1 chromosome 8, UCD10Xv1.1, whole genome shotgun sequence, the genomic window AGTCAGCTTCTCCATAAGGATTGACATTTGATTAGTGTATTAAAAGGGGCAGCTTGGCCTTTCAATTTTGCCAAATGCAATTATCAGTAtttgggatgaataaaatatgtGTATTCCCAGTGAGGCAATCAATACTAGATTCATATAACTATCGTCATAAGAACTATAGCattatccataataaaacaaTCTTACTCCAAAAGCTCTACTACTAATCAAAGTCAGAAAGTCCTTAACCccattgattatttttttctgaATACTCTCACCTACTCTTGAAATACGCTTATGTGGGTACCTAGTATAGTTTGTCCTAAGGGCAGCCCGGTGCGCTAAAGTTTCCACTATGCATGTGGCTCCGAGAAGGATCACCACAAGtttgtcctaatctaaataaagGGGGAAAAAGCTACTAGGGCACAGATTGTCAACCCCAAACATTGAGGCATAATTGCTTGATTGATTCTACTCTTAACTACTCAAATGGAAATACAGAAGAAGAAACCAAAGGAGACtcaaattgagaaaatatttacCTGTTCCAGGACTATCAAAGCATTGAATTTCTCTGATAATGGCATTATTGAACCCACAGACACCATGTTTTACTTCACACTCTTGGCAGTTTGGTTTATCCCACGTTAACACAAGATCGGTATTAAGGTCAGTTAAAAAATCTGATTGGTATTGGAAAGCCCAAGAAGCAGGAACAGACGTAGTGTTGATTATGCTACAGCCATACAAACTTGTCATTTGGTTTGCAACACTTGTAGAAGAAGTAGCTAAAGTTGATGTAGTGAAATTGCTTAGACAACCGATGACATTTAACTGAGACAAAACTGAATTTtttgaacaagtcaagaaagtaaAGTTCCGATAGGCAACAGCTTTGAAAggtgaagaaggagaagaagaagtgCTGAAATTGATCAGCCGTTCTGGGAGGCAATTAGATGGATCGTAGAGTTGTATTTCTTGGGTGAGGTAGTCTATATCGCGTACATAGTAATCTCCTGCGCCTGGAAGATTTAAAATTGATCTACCTTGATTGTCGCATCTAAGACCGAAACCAGGATAGCTACAGTTCTGAAGGTTCTGGCCTTCTATTCCGAACGGAAATCGTATATCAAAGTGGTAATTCCCACAAATGGAAGGTGGGCAATCATACCTTGCATAGACAGTTAAACAGAACagaaaagagaaagagatgatCTTCAGAATGCCCATGTATTTAGAAAGTCAATTTGGATATGGACAAACCGCGATCAGAAATAGTGGTTTGCCCAAgtatttcaaagattcaaaccaTGCAGAATTTCATTAACTTATTAGTtgtttcaaaagtcaaaagttgaAAATGGTTGACACAACAAAGATGTTATAAAATCCAAGTTATACCATGTATTAATAAAGAAGATGTTAACAGCTCAACTTTAAAATACTGCCATTGGGAACTCATAGCAAGGGGATACTTAAAAAATAGATTGATTTATTATTAAATTGCTTCTATTAGAGGAAAGCATAAGCCATAAGGAGAAGTCAGGCTACAAGTCATGATTTTAACCTGTGCTAGTTTGGATGGTAAGTGATATATTACGAATAAGAATCGTTTACTAGCAAgtatacatttttttaatttgctGGGCATAACTTGTGGACTGCAACCCATTTGAAACTTGTTGATAGTGGGCTGATTGTTGTGTGTGGAGTTATAGCTAATATTTGCTGAAAAAATGAGCTCTGGTTTTGTAGACAGTAAGATTATACTTGGCAGTTTTTATAAGATTGTACTTGATAGTATTTGACAAAATCACTGGAGCTGCTCTGATATTCTGATTGAAACAATTTCATCATTCTTCCCGGACTTCATGACATGGAATTTTACGTGAAGACCTGTGACCACAATGGAACAGTAAGTAATGAGTGAGAGATGAGGTACAGTTTGTCACTCATAAAAGTTGCAGAAACCAAAgttaatattataccttcatTCTCTTGCAAGTTTGTGTTGACTGCTACTGCATAACGGGATATCATAGCTTTTGGTTGCCAGTCATTGGGCTTTCCTATCCATGACTTAAGATCAAGAACAGCTGAAAACGTGCATTTACAAATGACACAGGAACAAAATTAATTCGCATATCAAGAATAAGTCATGGTCCTTTATTCTTTATCAGGGTTTAAAGTAACAGGAGTTGTCTTTTCAATTATATTACGGGGCTATGAATTATCTACATTCTGAAAAGTCGATGAGATCTTGTACTTTGAAGAATCGAAGAAGGGCTCAGGACGAAGCTTCTATGTTTTGGCAGTTATATTTTGGAAATTGATGGTGTTAGACCCGAGTGCGAAGGTAACAGTAACTGATAACTATGTGAATTGAGCTGTTGAACTTACCAGAAGTTGAGCGATCTTTGATATGTTTGACATCAAATATACCAGCAGAGGCTCCACTAGCTTGCTTCTTCTCATGGTGAGAACCTAGCAACTCATAATCCCAGCTTCCATCCTGGTATCCTTCACTAAGAAACAGTTCAATATGTCTTGCATCTAATACCTGCATCGTTCCTGCATAGAATAACACATAATTAAATCTTTAACCATCTTTGCTAAAGCTTTGGATAGTCAGGAAAAATAATCATGGGAGTTAAACCTGGGGGAGGAGTCCCTGGGGAATGGACTAAACCCAAAAGGAGTGACTATGGAATAGTTTAATTTGCACAAACATAAAGTGGCAACGGTTCAATTTGCTGCCAATGTTCAATTAGTTGAAAACCCTCCTTATTGTCCAAGGAGTGAATGGACAGAACCCTTGTCGTTcctttctaaattatgaaaaaacacaGCCAGCTTACCATCACATGTGTTGAGATCACAGACTGGGCAACGAACAAGCTGCAAATCTGGAAGAACCAAAAAgcaaaaggatttaaaattcatgCTGATAAGAAATTCTTTTACACAGTCACGAATATTACCAGCAATCCAGATTCCACTCTTGATATTTCTGACCACACAGCACCCATTTAACTCTATCATCTTCTCCAATGTCTTCTCCTTAAGGATTTTCAAGGGAGGGATCAAATTCTCTGTCAAGAGTGCATTTTGCGAGTCAAAGGAAAATGCTCCAATGCGCATCCAGTCTGGTCATTTGTTCAAACAACTTAAAGGGATCAACAACCATTGACAGAAATTGTCAATACCCTAGTGAGTGTTAATACTGAAATTCACCCTATACAAGCAAAACTGGAGAAGGGGTTATACCAATATGCTTATCCTGCTGGCGGAACGTGTAAGAATGGCATCCATCTACAACGAATAAATTAATTCGTTACAGTAGAGAACCAGACAATTTTGATGTCAGTTCTGATTTAAATTGTCAAACTCACTGTAAAAAAGAGAAACTGCTTACTAAAGGCTGTTGCATATAAGTTGATCCATTTGGAGGTTACTTTTCCAGGATCAGGAACATGGAGGTCTCGCAGGCAAGCATGTTTCCATACGCATTCCTCCATAATGACGCAATGGAACCACTTGCTGGTTGATGCAAGCATCACCAAGGATTTTCCATCCAAGAACTTAGCAATCTCTGTCCACAGGTCCTCTTCGTACCTTATGGAATTCAAATAGCCATAAATTGTCTCAAGATTCATAAGGAACTTGACAACTACCATACGATACACAGCAAAGATGTTCTCTGGTACGTTCATGGTCATGCAGATGATATTAGTTGAACAAAGAAGTTGATATTCTAGAGTTCATAGCATTGGCTTCTGTGATATAGCCTATTTGATTTTGATTCACAGTACTGCATAGGCTAAAGTGACGTCACAAGAAGGACAGGCATTAGCAATTCGCTTAAACTTGTATATTCAAAACCTTATGGTTATGCATCGCCAAGAAtatttcaaaactcattcttgaatTCATGAACTAATTTGAAGCTTTGAAATCTAAGCTAAAATTTGGATTTACGAGGGTCGAATGAGACTTTTAATGTAGCTATTCACCTTCTTATAGAAAAGATGTTGTAGCATCAGTTATCAAATCTTCGCTAATATTCGAACTTGAATTGAGTACTAGAAAATTTGGGGATCAAAGAGCATTCAACTACAAAACCTTAGTCAATAAACGCATTTGACAGTTGCAGCGCAGCACAGATGCCAATATGCAGCGCACCTGAATTTTAGCTCAGATACTAATATGTTTCATTATTGAATCCATGATACGTAGTGCATTGAACTGATTGAGAAATCAAAAGGCCTTGATTTCTAATGTATCCGCAATCGTCTAATAATACTGTTTAATACAGTACAGTAGCCTTCTTAGGCGCAGTATCATCTACTTAGCTTACACTCAAAGATAGATTCATTCCTTGCTCAATTTCATGGATCAGAGAGCATCGAACTGCAAAACCTCAATCAGTAAACACATTTGACGGTTGTCACTAACACGCATGTAATAAACGGAGCAGCTAAGTTCTAGCTAAAATTGCAATCTGTTTCGCAGTTAAATTCCGGAAAATAGAGCATTTAAACTCCTAAAGAAAACAGAAAACTCTCAATTCAGATGTTTCAGCAATCAGATTACTTTATTTCTAAATACATACTTTAGAAATATGCAGCAGTAGCACCACAGAAAGAGTCTAATAACACTCCTCCTAACACACTGTCGGATTGCCTTCTTACAGAAACAGTATATTGATCGAATGTGTAATGAATCAGTTGCACATAATTAGCCAAcattaattaataaattgattTCTAACTCATTGTGGTTGAAAGAGCCTACTGTTCGATCAGCAAACACATTCAACAGATGCGGCATAATACACATTGCAATAAACAGATCAGCTAAGAACTATAGCcagtaaaaataaatgaattgattTCTATCTCAAATTTGTGGATCAAAGAGCTGAACCATTCGATCAATAAACACATTCACCAGTTACAGCATAACACACATTGCAATAAGCAGAGCAGCTGCGAAGTTTGGCTCAAATTCAACACAAAGCATCTATtcagctattttttttatcaatcggATCACTTATCTTCTACATACCATAAAATATGCACCAGACAGAGCTAATACATCTCTATTAAGACACTATCAAATAGCCTACTTACAGAAGCAGTAGATTCAACTACAGGAGTATTTGAACTGGTGCAATGTCAGAATTTGAAAATTGCCACACTACATGCATCACCACAAGAATTGCAGCTGACAATCAGTTCAAAATTCAATTCGTTTCTAATTTGAATTCATAAACTTAATGCATTAAACTGATATAGAAACAACAAATTAAAGCCTCAATTTCAAATGCTTTCATAATCGGATTAAAATACGAATACTCAAAGACAAAGTGCTTCTCGCTCAAATTTATAGATCAGACAGCACTGAACTGCGAAATGTCAATCAAATAGAATTTGAAAATCAGCACATTACAGAGCATCACTACAAGCATAGCAGCAGCTGAAACTTAGCTCGAAATTTAAATCGTTTCTAGTTTAAATTCATAAACTTATTTACACTAAAATGATACCGAAACAACAATTTAAATCCTCAATTTCAAATGCTTTCACAATCGGATTAAAATACAAATATTCAGAGAAAGCGAGAGATAATAGAACTCTATTACTACAGTATCAAATAGCCTACTTACAGAAACAATAGATCCAACGACAGAAGTAATTTCAACTATAAATTTGAACTAATATTCAAATTTGAGCTTCTAACTCAAATTTTTGGATCAGAGAGCATTACACTGCAAAATGCCAATCAAATGAAATTTGATAATTGCCGCATTACAGAGCATCAGTACAAGCAGAGCAGGTAACATTAGCTCAATAATTTGAATTCATAAAATGTAATGCAttaaactgatacgaaaagatcAAACTAAATCCTCAATATCGAATGCTCTCGCAATcgaattaaaattcaaaaatgcagagagagagagagagagagagttgtaACCATGAGAAGATAGAGTTAGGAGTCTGATATTTGAGTCGAGGAGAAACACAGCAACAGAGAGGTCTGGTTTTACGCATACGTTTTCCCATGGTGATATGTATGATTCGAAATGAACGATAGCAAGTTCAAACTGAAGACGTGTTAGCTATTTATACACGCGCCAATGCATTGGATTCAAACTGGAAGAAGATGTACTGGGCCCGAAGAATGGAAGGCCCATTAAGAACGGTTTCTCCGGTGCTTGCGTTACTGGGCCTGAAGCCATACTTTGAGACTTTGTCCCTTAATGTGCCTATTTAGATTCTTTCTTTTGCAGGTAAATTACATAAATCCCCAAACATCTTTAGCATATTTACTTATTCTCCCACTTATTTATGTTGATTATATAAAGGGAAAATTACaggtaaaaatattttataattacatggtatgggtaatgttttaaataattacaattcataggtAATTGTTAGTTAACATTCAATTTTATGTGGGcccatttatataaatataatttgtaatgTATATAACTAAGGCAAAtaagattttctctctcataattaatattttattctctCCCTTAACCTATTGGGGAGATATGCGGCAAAGGTTACTCCAATCTTATTAGATGTTATAGGCGGGAGAAGGTATTCAATCCAAATTCTAATcttttactcaaaaaaaaaaaaaaaatttgctgAAGATTGTGaaaatttcaaactttttttcattgaaatgtcaaaaaatatatctctttctatttcttctcccaatttttctataattttgtattttcaactACACATTAGCTGTATTTTGTCCATTGAAAATTACCTTAAAGCTTTTTTCGTCCCAAAAAACTCGCAGAGAtttgatttgaagattttgatggtaaattttatatatttatggatatacagatttatttttctttacttttttaagtTAATTGATCAAGTGTATAAGGACAAATCCATTTTAAAGTCGGTGATGACCCCCTATGCAATTCGAAATAGATTTCaattcaatacaaaaaaatcaaatgGAAACAGGTGAGTTGctgtattttatgattatatatgtttttgtatttgtatattttttttagtatttgtatAATTGTATGTAGTTGTAGTTGATTATTTGTTTttagttgtatttgtatatctgtatataattttatttgtttatatgtttttaaattgtatttgtatagctgtatgtagttgtatttgattatttattttttagttgtataTGTACACCCGATGTAATTGTagttgtgtatatgttttataattgtATCTGTATATCTGTATGTAgttgtatttgattatttattttttagttgtaatGTATAtctgtatgtatttgtatttacaTACATGTTtattaattgtatttgtatatctgtatgtagttgtattttattatttgttttttagttttatatgtatatatgtatgtagttgtatttgtatatatgatttttaattgtatttgtatatcggTATGtagttgtatttgtatatatattttttaattgattttgtatATCTGTATGTAGTTCTATTTGTATATCTGTTTCATGTATATctgttttttttgtttatgtataGCGTTGGATTTCAAAAAAATCGTATTTCAAGAATTtataataaaagtttaaatttGGAACATACCTGGTAAAAATGGTTGTTGAATTATTCCTCTTTCTTTTCTCTAATCTTTccaaactaatttttttaaatttaatacatGCCTTAAATCACAGATAATGAGCTTTAATGCTCAGTAATGGAAGAGTAATTAGTGGAAAGTTGGAGTAATTTAAGGGGATTTAATGCTTTCAAATTTCCTTTTTTATCTCTTGCTCAGTTAAGTTATTTTTCTACTGATTTGTATAATTctgttatatatatacaaataactaTTATCTACTTTTGCCTATAATTTGTAATTATTGAAACTTTCACTAGGAAGTTAGTTATAGGTCTTATACTTTACCTATTTGTGAACCTTATATAATTATCCTACTTTTAACAATAACTCCAAATACATGCGGATACATGTCGTTATCCCTCAGATACTTGCGGACTCATGATGTGACCCCCCAAATACATGCAATGTATTTTAAACTAAATCATATACAGCGGACCACTTAAACTACAATATTAGAGATTGTTTGCTATTGCTTATACCTCAGCAGAGAAGTAAAGTTCTGCTCTATGCCTTAACCATGTATTTGGATGCCTTAACATGTATCCGTGACTACACAATATGTCTGTATcattttttgatgatatattatgtaataaattttttttatgggaTATGATAtaggatttatgttgtttatccttttttttacTCTAATTTTTAGAAGTCGTGCAAATATAATCTTTACGAAATTACCTTTTCAGACATCAAATTCGGGTCTAATGTCTGCTCGTATACTTCTCAATCTCACAAACAAAATGTTAAGACTGTTATTTAACATTTAtattaacttaaaaattttagACCATGgtcaaatattttcttataagaTTTTAACGTTATCTTTCCACTGGTTCCATACATTCAATAATTTAAACTTCTAAATGTCCTAAAGTTATTTCACACTGCTATAACTAAACTTTACAACACTATATTCTGAAGTTTGAAGAATTAAATAGATCTTTGTGGTCCAATCCTTCGACCCGTTTATAATAGGAGTTTGGTGCACTTGGCTCCTCCTTTTTTAAATAGGGAAAAGGACATACTATAGTTAATCATGTGTCCAGAAATTCACaatactaaaatttaaatattagacacaatttcatgaaattcaatgtACTataactaaattattattttttctggtAAATTTCTATAACTAAATTCACTTCTTTGTTTCGTGAAATTGTAAGTATGGAGTTCAAACAATCAAACTTCATGCATgtgtataattttaatatattactagtaTGTTATGTGATCCCTAATATGTGGTGAATTATCTAGTGTCCAACAAAAAGTAAGAAATGTGATTTTCGACATTGTTATTATTCCATCAAATGATTATAAATTAAAAACCAACAATTTCAACAAAGATAGTCATATTCTTAAAGATGTATTGTTTCACTAATTAACTTTTTTTCTGAAATTGGTGCCTGGCGTAAATTTCCTTTTTTGTCTTGAGTTGGGAATTTTTTAGGCGGGTAATACTGTACACTTAAACTAAGAATCCTAATGTGCATCGGGTTGTTCCTAAAAAGAGTAGGAATTCAACGTAACCATTCCAAATTCAAACTCAAATAGGAAAAAACATAATGCAAAAACACATGCTAATTGATCTCCTCTATAAATAATACTCAACAAGACCAACAACACCAATTGAACCATGTCTACAATAAAGCTCTTTGGCAAAGAAATCAAAGTCGAGGAGGAGGAGGAGAGCATAATGTTATTCGGAAACCGGATTTTGCTGCATGCAGCATTGAACGAGAACGAGAAcaagaagcagaagcagaagcagaatgACAATAGAATTGTAAATGGGATAAATTTGCTGCCACCAAAATGCATGCGTATGGCTATTCGATTAGGAGGAGGGAGTCGACCGGTTTACATTGCCAGAAAGCAAGTGGAGAATTCGGACTTCAGTTTGCAACAGAGCCGGTTACTTATTACAGCTAGTACACACTGCTGGAAATTACTCGACGACTTGATTGCATCAGAGGATAATGACATTGGTGTTCAGGTGAGAGTGATGGATCCACGGTGTAAATTCCATGACATGAAGCTGAATAGATGGAACAGCGTAGGCAGATTTGTGTTTAACAGAGGATGGAATAGCCTTCTCAAAGAAAACAAACTTGAAAAAGGCGATACACTTGACCTCTGGCATTTCGAAACCCCTCTTAATCAACCTTGTTTTGCTATAAATATCATTAAGAACCAGTAGGAGTTtcgtgttattttttttttctcctttttcttcctCACTTTGCTGTTTAGGATTGTGAATAATATTTTGAGGTAATTGTACTCTTGATGCCTAGTTTATTGGTATGACCGGGTTTTCTTCGCCTTACTCCTTTTTGAAGTTAAAAGTACGCAAATAAGAGTATCCTATCAAGTTTGGAATGAACTAATACACAGCAGCAGAACTGATGTGTATTGGAATGTCCTTAATACAAATAACTGATCAAGCTAAATGAGACGAAAGGAATAACCGTCTCCCGAATACTAATCTAGAGATCGAAAAATGCAAAGGCAACTTTAGTCATCTTCTGCTAAATCCAATATCGGCATGAAGGAGAATTGATGTAAGATTCCAGCTAAATAGTAGCTGGTGTATACATTTTCTTTGCAACTTAAATTTCAATTGGAGTGAGAATGACAAAATGGTTGCTATTACAAAAccctaccaaaaaaaaataaagagacatgCTGTATTCATGTTAGCATGTCACTGTATGACAAATCCTGTACACCGGCTATACTAGTTCATGAACTTCCGGCAATTGGGAGCTCTACACAGGCAGGGCACTTTAAGTTCATCATGATCATCCGGATCAAACAAATAATCATACCTGTTAGACAAGATTAAgcataatataatttaatttatcttttagaaaaaaaaaataattataagactAAATTAATAGATTGGAAAACCCAATCAGAAACTTAATGAACGACCAAATGATCCACAGAAGACGGGGAAAAAAAGACAAGCTGCCATACGTCAACTCATCACCAGCTGCGACATTGCTTTTAGCTATAAGAACTATCCGGCTCTCTTCTTTACCCAGAGTCAAGATCCTTGCGTAACAATTAGGCATGCACTACatgagattaaaaaaagaaaaaaacttaacCACCTAAAATAAATGAAGTGCATAATCTGAATTTGAATAAAATATCAGCAAGAGGCAATTATATGGTAGAGAAAAAAGAAACCAAACCAGACAACAAAATAAACTTAAACAGTAGTTTAACAATGAAAACAAAAGCCTACCGAATGGTTGATTAAGCGTGCGATATTCCCTCTATTTGTCGCATCAATTACCACTTCTTCGCTTACCTTAAACAGCTGCATGGAGAGAACAAATGTTAGCAATTAGCAACAACAGCTGAGAGTGCGACAAAAAAACTTAAGAAGTAACAGATCTAGATTAGAGACCATTGATCTTATGGGCTCAACAATTTCTGCCCCTTATCCTTTGACTAGAGAACAGATGATAGGATAGCAGGAGCAATATGAGATCTTTAGCATCCTTACAAAAAGTTAAACTAATGCTTCCATACGGGTAAAAAGGGGAAAATTTCTGGACCACCAGGTAGTGAATGACTGAAAGATTTGTTTAGTATCCTGAGAGGGCAGTTTCCCGATAGAAAAAAACACCCTCTAAAATCTAAAGCCTGTTTTAAAAATAGTGCCGTAGATTATTCAGACTCGTATTCACATGTCCAAGACATCTAGGGGTGGCAAAATCAGTATATAAAATTATGACCCGCCCAACCCGTTCAGGTTTAGACAGGTTAATGACCCGCTTATTGTTTTAACTCAACTCATTTTGACCCGCTTAATTCGGCTAATTTAAAAACTGGGCTGATATACTACTAACCGAGATTGAGCCATGAGAAACTGTCTAAATgtttttaaaaagggattttttttttttttaatttgatatgttaTATGAAGTCACAATATAAGGAAAAAGTTTTATTAGGtactcaaaaaaattataagaaacaAACAAAGAATTTAAAACTTAGTAAGAATTGGGCAGGTTGGGCTATGACCCAGTCCATTTGACACCACTAAGACAACCCATAGTCTAGGCACAGTACACATGACATAACCCCACACATAAAGTAATTCAATCAACTCACATAACAATCTTTCCCCTCCAGCCGATATTGTGCCTCTCTTAGATCAGCAACACTACCCCGCACCTTCTCTCCACGATACTCAAGGACCTAGAGAAACAGCCAAAAACAGCGGAGCACttcaaaatctaaattaaaaCCTTAATAATAGTAACTAAAATATTTCTTCTAATGTTCACTCTTGAAAAGTACCATTTCTCCTTCTT contains:
- the LOC124886661 gene encoding putative B3 domain-containing protein At2g18810, which produces MSTIKLFGKEIKVEEEEESIMLFGNRILLHAALNENENKKQKQKQNDNRIVNGINLLPPKCMRMAIRLGGGSRPVYIARKQVENSDFSLQQSRLLITASTHCWKLLDDLIASEDNDIGVQVRVMDPRCKFHDMKLNRWNSVGRFVFNRGWNSLLKENKLEKGDTLDLWHFETPLNQPCFAINIIKNQ
- the LOC107879762 gene encoding probable F-box protein At3g61730, translating into MGKRMRKTRPLCCCVSPRLKYQTPNSIFSWYEEDLWTEIAKFLDGKSLVMLASTSKWFHCVIMEECVWKHACLRDLHVPDPGKVTSKWINLYATAFNGCHSYTFRQQDKHIDWMRIGAFSFDSQNALLTENLIPPLKILKEKTLEKMIELNGCCVVRNIKSGIWIADLQLVRCPVCDLNTCDGTMQVLDARHIELFLSEGYQDGSWDYELLGSHHEKKQASGASAGIFDVKHIKDRSTSAVLDLKSWIGKPNDWQPKAMISRYAVAVNTNLQENEGLHVKFHVMKSGKNDEIVSIRISEQLQ